Genomic segment of Xanthobacter dioxanivorans:
CTGAGACGCCCTATCAGCGCGCAGCCCAGGTCTGGGATGACCGCATCGGCTCGGCCCGCGTGCAGGCGAAGAACTGGCGTCTCATGGCCTTCGGCTGCCTGGCGCTGGCGGCCGGCCTCTCCGGGGCCCTGGTGTGGCAGGCCCTGAGCGGCTCAGTGGTCCCCTGGGTCGTCCAGGTGGACAAGCTGGGGCAGGCGCAGGCGGTTGCACCCGCCACCTCGGACTATCGACCCTCCGATCCCCAGATCGCCTTCCACCTCACCCGCTTCATCGAGGAGGTGCGCAGCATCTCCGCCGATCCTGTCATCGTGCGTCAGAACTGGCTTAGGGCCTATGCCTATACGACGCAGGCCGGAGCAGTCGCCCTCAACGACTATGCCCGGGCTAACGATCCCTTCGCCCGGGTCGGCAAGCAACAGGTCGCGGTGGAGGTCTCGAGCGTGATCCGCGCCTCGCCGGACTCCTTCCGCATTGCCTGGACCGAGCGCTGCTACCAGGACGGCAGCCTCGCCGACACTGTCCGCTGGAGCGCCATCCTCACCGTCGGGGTGCAGGCGCCGCGGGACGCCGAGCGCCTCCGGGCCAATCCGCTTGGGATCTACGTCAACGCCATCAACTGGTCGAAGGAACTCGCACAATGACGACGGCCATCCGCAATTCCGGGAGGCCGGCTTTCCGGGGCCTCTCCTTTCTGGCTTTCCGTAAGTCCGGCTTGCCGCTTCTCCTCATTTGCACTTCCGCGCTCGCCGGCTGTGCCACCTTCGAGAAGCCGCCGGAGATCGAATATGACGATGCGCCGCCCGCCGTCTTCAAGGCCGAGCCGCCGGGGCCGGTGCGCATCGTCGAGCTGCCGAAGCCTTTGCCGCTGCCGGGCCAGCTGAAGCCGGTGGGAAAGGATGGCAAGGCGGAGCCCGAAGCCGCTGACCCTGCCTCCCGGGTCAATCAGGCCAATGCCGCCGCCCGGGTCCAGCCGGTGCGCAATGGCTTCATCAACTCCATGCAGGTCTATCCCTTCGTGGAGGGCGCCCTCTATCAGGTCTATGCCGCGCCCGGCCAGGTCACCGACATCGCCCTGCAGCCCGGCGAGCAACTGGTGGGCACGGGGCCCGTGGCGGCCGGCGACACCGTGCGCTGGATCATCGGTGATACGGAGAGCGGAGCAGGGGGCGGGAAGCAGGTCCACATCCTAGTCAAGCCCACGCGATCGGACCTCGTCACCAACCTCGTCATCAACACCAATCTGCGCACCTATCACATGGAGCTGCGGTCCACCGAGAAGACCTACATGGCCTCGGTCTCCTGGCAGTATCCCCAGGACCAGCTTATCGCCCTGAGGCGCCAGAATGCCGAGGCGGCAGTCATGCAACCCGTCGCCGCCGGCATCGACCTGACCAAAGTGAACTTCCGCTACGAGGTCACCGGTGACCGGGCGCCGTGGCGACCGCTACGGGCGTTCGACGATGGCCAGCAGGTGTTCATCGAGTTTCCCCGCGGGATCGCCCAGGGCGAGATGCCGCCGCTGTTCGTGGTCGGCCCCCAGGGCGACACCTCCGAGCTCGTGAACTATCGCGTGCGTGGCAGCTACATGATCGTCGACCGCCTCTTCGCCGCAGCCGAGCTGCGCTTTGGCGCCGACAAGGACCAGAAGCGCGTGCGCATCTCCCGTACCGATGGGAGGCCGGTCCTATGAGCGTCAATGAAACCGGGAGGGAGAGAGGGCCGGAACGCACCAGCACTGACGGAGCCCGCCCGCTGACAGGGGAAGCTGTTGCGGCCATGCGGCTGCGGCCGGAGCCCCCACGGGTGACCCGCCTGTCCCGAAAAGTGCTGGCCGGGCTGGGGCTGGTCGCGGGCCTCGGGATCGGCGGGGCGCTGATCTACGCCCTTCAGACGCGCAAGGACCATGGCCGAGGACAGGAACTCTACGCCACCGATGTCAAGGCGACGCCGGACGGACTCGCCGGCTTGCCGAAGGACTACACTGGCATCCCCAAGCTCGGGCCGCCTCTGCCCGGCGACCTCGGTCGGCCGATCCTCAATGCCCAGGCCACAGCGCAGCCACCGATCCCCGCGATGGCAGGCATGCCCAATCCTGCTCTGAGCCCGGAGGAGCAGCGCCAGCAGCAGGAGACCGAGGCCGCCCGGATCGGGCGGCTTTTTGCCCAGACCAACACGCGGCCGGCGAGCCCCGTCGTGGCGCAACAGGTGAGCGCAGCGTCGGTTACAACGGCGGCATCTGTCCCGGATCTGACTTCCGTTGGTCTTACGCCGCAGGCGGTGACACAAACGCCCCAGGAGCGGCAGACGGCCTTCCTCAACCAGGCGGTCGACCGACGCACCGTGTCCCTCGACCGCGTGGCGGCTCCAGCCTCGGCCAACATCCTGCAGGCCGGCGCCGTCATCCCTGCAGCGCTGATCACCGGCATCCGCTCCGATCTGCCGGGACAGATCACCGCCCAGGTCACCGAGAATGTCCATGACAGCCCGACCGGCCGGATCCTCTTGATCCCTCAGGGCACCCGCATCGTCGGCCAATATGACAACGGCGTCGGCTTCGGCCAGCGCCGGGTGCTCCTGGTTTGGAACCGCCTTATCTTCCCCAATGGCCGCTCCATCGTGCTGGAACGCCTGCCGGGTGCCGATGCCGGGGGTTACGCCGGCCTCGAGGACGGGGTCGACTATCACTGGGGCGAGTTGTTCAAGGCCGCGGTGCTGTCCACAATCCTCAGCGTCGGGGCGAGCGCAGGGACATCCGACAGCGACAGCGACCTCGCCAGCGCCCTGCGGGAGGGCGCCTCCGACAGCATCAGCCAGACCGGCCGCCAGATCGTCCAGCGCCAGCTCAACATCGCCCCGACGCTGACCATCCGGCCTGGATACCCGGTGCGGGTCATCGTTTCGCGGGATCTCGTTCTAGAACGTTATGGAGGCTGACATGCCCAAGCTGAAGCTGACCGAGATACTCGACGACAAACCGGTGAAGGTGACGGTCGAATTGCCGGCGAAGCTTCATCGCGATCTTGTCGCTTATGCGCAGGTCCTGAGCGAGGAGAAGGGGAGCCCGATCACCGACCCTGTCCGGCTCATTGCGCCGATGCTTGAGCGGTTCATGGCGACGGATCGCGCATTCGCAAAGGCGCGGCGTTCGAGCCATCGAGATCCGACGCTGGCGTCGTCCCGAAGGGCGCTGACGGGTGCGCCATCGTGCGAGCAAGACTGAGAAGAGTTCGTGCAGCCGGATTGTCGTTCCTTGGGGACGCGATCGCAAAAAATGGCAATCGCTCTCCCGCGATTGGCCGATAGACCACACCTGGAATCGAAACTGCTGTCTCGGACTCGAGCATTGGAGCCACTCCTCGACGTAATGCGACGAGCGTTAAGAGGCTATAGCGCTCTATGCTCTGGATCAGGAACCTAGGGCGGTGCCCCATCTGGCAAAGCCGAAGGCTGAGATAGTCGAGGACCTCATCTCCAGGACCACCTGAACACACAAGAAATGATTCGTGGGCAAGGTCACTCCAGCTCAACTCACTCTTGGTGCTCAAAGGATGCCCGTCCCAAAGCGCCGCAAACACGTTCTCGCGCCAAAGCTGATGAGCATCGTAGGGATGTGGCTGGCGGTTTCCGATCGTGAAGGCGAGGTCAATATGAGACCTGTCGATCGATAAAAGATGGTGCGCAGCCGATCCCTCGCTGAATTTCACTTCGACATTTGGATACTTATTGTCGTAAGCCGCGAAAAGCTTGGAGACAAAGCCGGAGGCGAGGGACGAAAACAGTCCAACGCTCAGATGGCCCACCTCCGACCGGCCAATGGCGGCCACCTCCGCCGCTCCGTCGCGAATGTGGTCCAGCGCAAGGCAGGCACGATGAAGGAACCGCTGGCCGGCCATCGTCAGGTTGATTCCCCCGGAGTGCCGCACGAATAGGGAGGCACCGATCTGGCTTTCAACGTCGCGAATGCGACGACTGACGGAGAATTCCTGCACCCCGAGTGCCGCTGCCGCCTTCCGAAAGCTTCCAGCATCTGCCGCCGCGGTGAAATATCGGAGATCACGCACTTCGATATCAAATAATGATCGCCTCACAACACGCCTCAACGCACAACCCAAATAGGGGTAAATTTACCGCCCTTCAGCCCAAATCGCAATCTTAAGTTGTCCTTAGCGTCGCATTTGCCAGCGCTCTCGGCATCCCTCGCCCGTTCGCCGCCGAGGGGATCGTTGCATCATCCGCTGGGATCCCGCTCTTACCTTGATCGCTGACCACCCATTTTACCCCTCCGACTTGGCGCTCACCTCGTTTGGCCGGCAAGCGCGAGACCGTGAAACGTCTCGGCACCGACTATATCGACCTCTACCAGCTCCACTGGCCCGATCGCGCCGTGCCCCTGTTCGGCCAGCGCGCCACCACCCGCGCACGGGGCGGCGGCGACGGCCCGGAGGTTGCGATCGAGGAGACGCTGGCCGCACTCGATGCGCTGGTGAAGTCCGGGAAGGTGCGCCACATCGGCCTCTCCAACGAGACCGCCTGGGGCCTGCACACCTTCCTCGCCGCGGCGGAAAAGGGCATCGGCCCGCGCGTCGCCTCGGTGCAGAATGCCTACAGCCTCGTGAATCGCACCTACGAGACGGGCCTCGCCGAATTCCACCAGCGCGAGGATGTGGGCCTGCTCGCCTATTCGCCGCTGGCGCAGGGCTTTCTCACCGGCAAATATCTCGACGGCGCCCTGCCCGCCGGCGCCCGCAAGACGCTGTTCAACCGCGCCCAGCGCTATGAAAAGCCGGGCACGGAAGAGGCGGTGCGCGCCTATGTGGCGCTGGCGCGGGAGGTGGGGGTGAGCCCGGCGCAGCTCGCCATCGCCTTCGTCACCAGCCGGCCGTTCGTGACCTCCAACATCATCGGCGCCACCACCCTCGCGCAGCTGGAGGAGGATCTCGGCTCGCTCGACGTGACCCTGACGCCGGAGATCGAGGACCGCATCGACGCCCTGCACCAGCTGCACGGAAACCCCGCGCCCTGAACGGGCCACACCGCCAGCCCGGCCACGGCCGGCGGTGCATTAGGCTCGGCCCGATCTATATTTCCATTAAATTTATAGACAAACTTATTTGTGATCGTAGAGTAGCCGGAACCGATTGGCCGGCCCCGTTTCCAACGTGAGTCACCGGCCGGTCTCCGCCCTTCGGGAGAGACGCCATGGCCCCACGCCAGCTGCACCTGAACGTCAACACCCTCAATGCCGGCTTCTACAGCTCGGCCTGGCGTGCGCCCTCGTCCGATCCCCGCGCCTATGCCGACATCGCCCATTATGTGAAGGTCGCCCAGATCGCCGAGCGCGGCACCTTCGACGCCATCTTCCTCGCCGACGTGCCGGCCTTCTCCGACCGGCCGGACCTGCGCCCCTTCCAGGCGCTGGAGCCAACCATCGTGCTGGCCCACGTCGCCGCCGCCACCGAGCATCTGGGCCTGATCGGCACCGCCTCCACCAGCTTCAACGACCCCTACAATCTCGCCCGCCGCTTCGCCTCCCTCGACATCGCCAGCAATGGCCGGGTGGGCTGGAACATCGTCACCACCGCCGATGCCTCGGCCGCGCGCAATTTCGGCACCGACGAGCTGGAGGCCCACGCCAATCGCTACGAGCGGGCCGACGAATTCGCCGACGTGGTGACGGCCTTGTGGGACAGCTGGGAGGACGACGCCTTCGTCGGCGACAAGGGCACCGGCCACTTCATCGACACCGCCAAGGTCCACCCCATCGAGCATCGCGGCCGGCACTTCTCGGTGCGCGGGCCGCTCAACGTGCCGCGCTCGGCGCAGGGCCGGCCGGTGCTGGTGCAGGCGGGCGGATCGGCGGACGGCATCCGCCTCGCCGCGCGGCATGCGGAAGCCATCTTCTCCGTCGCCCACACGCTGGAAGAGGCGCTGGCCTTCGCCGGCTCGGTGCGCACCCAGGCCCGCACCTTCGGCCGCAACGGCGACGACATCGTGATCCTGCCCGGCCTCGCCGCCATCATCGGCTCCACCGAGGCCGAGGCGCGCCGCCGCGAAGAGGAATTGTGGGCGCTCACCCCCGGCGACTACGGGCTGCGCCGCGTCGCCGGCATCCTCAAGGTGGACCCCGCCTCCCTCGACCTCGACGGCCCGCTGCCTGACGTGGCCCGCCCGGTAGACGGGATGCAGACCTTCTTCGACGCCTTGGTGGGCGCGGCCGACCGCGAGAAGCTCACCGTGCGCCAGCTGATCCGCCGCTTCGGCGGCTCCACCGGCCATCGCGTCATCGTCGGCACGCCGGAGGCCATCGCCGACGATATCGAGGCCTGGT
This window contains:
- the trbF gene encoding conjugal transfer protein TrbF; protein product: MTPFKRPSVHYGRSPEPETPYQRAAQVWDDRIGSARVQAKNWRLMAFGCLALAAGLSGALVWQALSGSVVPWVVQVDKLGQAQAVAPATSDYRPSDPQIAFHLTRFIEEVRSISADPVIVRQNWLRAYAYTTQAGAVALNDYARANDPFARVGKQQVAVEVSSVIRASPDSFRIAWTERCYQDGSLADTVRWSAILTVGVQAPRDAERLRANPLGIYVNAINWSKELAQ
- the trbG gene encoding P-type conjugative transfer protein TrbG; the protein is MTTAIRNSGRPAFRGLSFLAFRKSGLPLLLICTSALAGCATFEKPPEIEYDDAPPAVFKAEPPGPVRIVELPKPLPLPGQLKPVGKDGKAEPEAADPASRVNQANAAARVQPVRNGFINSMQVYPFVEGALYQVYAAPGQVTDIALQPGEQLVGTGPVAAGDTVRWIIGDTESGAGGGKQVHILVKPTRSDLVTNLVINTNLRTYHMELRSTEKTYMASVSWQYPQDQLIALRRQNAEAAVMQPVAAGIDLTKVNFRYEVTGDRAPWRPLRAFDDGQQVFIEFPRGIAQGEMPPLFVVGPQGDTSELVNYRVRGSYMIVDRLFAAAELRFGADKDQKRVRISRTDGRPVL
- a CDS encoding TrbI/VirB10 family protein, which codes for MSVNETGRERGPERTSTDGARPLTGEAVAAMRLRPEPPRVTRLSRKVLAGLGLVAGLGIGGALIYALQTRKDHGRGQELYATDVKATPDGLAGLPKDYTGIPKLGPPLPGDLGRPILNAQATAQPPIPAMAGMPNPALSPEEQRQQQETEAARIGRLFAQTNTRPASPVVAQQVSAASVTTAASVPDLTSVGLTPQAVTQTPQERQTAFLNQAVDRRTVSLDRVAAPASANILQAGAVIPAALITGIRSDLPGQITAQVTENVHDSPTGRILLIPQGTRIVGQYDNGVGFGQRRVLLVWNRLIFPNGRSIVLERLPGADAGGYAGLEDGVDYHWGELFKAAVLSTILSVGASAGTSDSDSDLASALREGASDSISQTGRQIVQRQLNIAPTLTIRPGYPVRVIVSRDLVLERYGG
- a CDS encoding DUF2274 domain-containing protein, which translates into the protein MPKLKLTEILDDKPVKVTVELPAKLHRDLVAYAQVLSEEKGSPITDPVRLIAPMLERFMATDRAFAKARRSSHRDPTLASSRRALTGAPSCEQD
- a CDS encoding LysR family transcriptional regulator, whose translation is MRRSLFDIEVRDLRYFTAAADAGSFRKAAAALGVQEFSVSRRIRDVESQIGASLFVRHSGGINLTMAGQRFLHRACLALDHIRDGAAEVAAIGRSEVGHLSVGLFSSLASGFVSKLFAAYDNKYPNVEVKFSEGSAAHHLLSIDRSHIDLAFTIGNRQPHPYDAHQLWRENVFAALWDGHPLSTKSELSWSDLAHESFLVCSGGPGDEVLDYLSLRLCQMGHRPRFLIQSIERYSLLTLVALRRGVAPMLESETAVSIPGVVYRPIAGERLPFFAIASPRNDNPAARTLLSLARTMAHPSAPFGTTPASDLDGSNAAPLRMRDPSP
- a CDS encoding LLM class flavin-dependent oxidoreductase, which codes for MAPRQLHLNVNTLNAGFYSSAWRAPSSDPRAYADIAHYVKVAQIAERGTFDAIFLADVPAFSDRPDLRPFQALEPTIVLAHVAAATEHLGLIGTASTSFNDPYNLARRFASLDIASNGRVGWNIVTTADASAARNFGTDELEAHANRYERADEFADVVTALWDSWEDDAFVGDKGTGHFIDTAKVHPIEHRGRHFSVRGPLNVPRSAQGRPVLVQAGGSADGIRLAARHAEAIFSVAHTLEEALAFAGSVRTQARTFGRNGDDIVILPGLAAIIGSTEAEARRREEELWALTPGDYGLRRVAGILKVDPASLDLDGPLPDVARPVDGMQTFFDALVGAADREKLTVRQLIRRFGGSTGHRVIVGTPEAIADDIEAWFTAGAVDGFNLMPDVLPEGLEVFVDHVVPLLRKRGLFRTHYSGRTLREHFGLPRPASRFAPGTAVCAPRIAAGR